In the genome of Cercospora beticola chromosome 2, complete sequence, one region contains:
- the NTE1 gene encoding phosphatidylcholine and lysophosphatidylcholine phospholipase (BUSCO:EOG092603EH), which produces MDGSAAFSSASAATQQLAAKASAFAPDSSVVVNSPAGTPASARSILSMLGGLLLGIFTVVPSILYWTISFVTYTLPTWLFSFLSTSLTFTMNMTTLLLLLVAVASTLSWFVRYRFMNMYSRLPPEPQRKEPQIEIFPDSQETDSKPGLANYFDEFLSAIKVFGYLERPVFHELTRTMQTRKLIAGETLLLEEEKGFCLVVDGLVQIFVKSNRGQDSESASELGMADEDQVEDRAGEHGNYQLLTEVKNGAPMSSLFSILALFTENVKLRFDEDEALNTSDSSGNLKSQLRMNQQNDRGTPDSGTENGTQWTAGGSSRPVSRQRASSTVQLSGYPYSSRDPPPLTLDGSGSTDDGPQQRSSRRASYIHAEHPRARKRRKASAHPDIVARATVDTTIAIIPASAFHRITRIYPKATAHIVQVILTRLQRVTLATASSYLGLTSEVLRTERLMDRYTNYDLPDFLRGEALSRLKDKFRRDLERVEPEDLTKGIALHNPRITQRRRASSSLHRDVAMRARMSAQNGTLNSAEVGGERGGMSAGDLLTNIHTQRSPGRARGERGSFSQPYSTPRTNGDVETSVKSQAREHFSPRLNPRATLHRQESIDEDAIFRESIMDCMAKAIGLTNSKDGIKRSESVAQSPRMMSFDRRSQSAVFNNNAFGFMDPYDGSQDDGESVASASAFSIGGSANIMEDLRNEVEIVYFPQGSVLVEEGERNPGIYYVIDGFLDVSASVEEEGHSNVLGTLAQPGGPELPKLQGTKSSQSNKRSSSVGVSEHHRRRKSGRVHKSLHLIKPGGLAGYLGTVSSYRSLINVTAKTDVYVGFLPRMAIERIVERHPIVLLTMAKRMTSLLPRLIQHIDFALEWVQVNAGQSIYNQGEESDAIYIVLNGRLRAIQEIDDNKMKVIGEYGQGDSVGELEVLTESTRPGTLHAIRDTELAKFPKTLFNSLAQEHPGITIKVSKIIASRMRALIENPMNEHESYNKLAVERPNLTTTSNLRTVAVIPCTAGVPVVEFSNKLQAALNQIGTPNGVSVLNQGSILNHLGRHAFSKMGKLKLTQYLADLEEKYGIVIYVADTSVKSPWTQTCISQADCIYLVGLAEGSPAIGEYERFLLTTKTTARKELILLHSERYCPSGTTRAWLRNRSWINGSHHHVQMAYRAAPEPVHPHTAGKRLGNAIKQRVQVIQAEIHKYTSRKVRQTPLFSAETPFKGDFHRLARRLCGKSVGLVLGGGGARGLAHVGVIRALEEAGLPIDIIGGTSIGAFVGAVYAQDADVVPMYGRVKKFAGRMGSMWRFALDVTYPSASYTTGHEFNRGIFKTFGDSQIEDFWLEYYCNSTNISKSRPEIHTSGYVWRYVRASMSLAGLLPPLCDEGAMLLDGGYTDNLTVSHMKALGADQIFAVDVGSLDDDTPQAYGDSLSGFWASLNRWNPFSSYPNPPTLSEIQARLAYVSSVDNLERAKNIPGCRYMRPPIETYGTLDFGKFDEIYQVGYQFGKKFLADLREEGVLPGLEAVSEEERNLRRTMAPRRASI; this is translated from the coding sequence ATGGATGGGAGCGCAGCGTTTTCCTCGGCGTCTGCTGCCACACAACAGCTCGCTGCCAAAGCCAGCGCCTTTGCTCCCGACAGCAGCGTCGTTGTTAACTCCCCGGCCGGCACTCCCGCGTCTGCTCGGTCCATCTTGAGTATGCTTGGAGGCTTACTTTTGGGCATTTTCACTGTCGTGCCGAGCATCCTCTACTGGACTATCTCATTCGTGACTTACACGCTACCAACATGGCTCTTCTCGTTCTTGTCGACCAGTCTGACCTTCACGATGAACATGACgacgctcctgctgctcttggTCGCCGTAGCCTCCACGCTGAGCTGGTTCGTGCGGTACAGGTTCATGAACATGTACTCTCGCCTGCCGCCCGAACCACAACGCAAAGAGCCGCAGATCGAGATCTTCCCAGATTCGCAGGAGACAGACTCAAAGCCGGGCCTAGCAAATTACTTCGATGAGTTCCTGAGTGCTATCAAAGTCTTCGGCTATCTGGAGAGGCCTGTCTTCCACGAGCTCACGAGGACCATGCAGACCAGGAAACTGATCGCTGGCGAGACCCTTCTACTTGAGGAAGAAAAAGGCTTCTGCTTGGTGGTTGATGGCCTCGTCCAAATTTTTGTCAAGTCCAATCGTGGACAAGACAGCGAGTCTGCAAGTGAGCTTGGCATGGCAGATGAAGATCAAGTCGAAGATCGAGCTGGGGAACACGGAAACTACCAATTGCTCACTGAAGTCAAGAACGGGGCACCCATGTCTTCTCTATTTTCAATTCTTGCCCTGTTTACAGAGAATGTGAAGCTAAGGttcgacgaagatgaagcactGAATACCAGCGACTCGAGTGGCAACCTCAAAAGTCAACTTCGCATGAATCAGCAAAATGATCGCGGAACGCCCGATTCAGGCACGGAAAATGGTACGCAATGGACGGCAGGTGGCTCGTCACGACCTGTTTCGAGGCAAAGGGCTTCCTCTACGGTCCAGCTTAGTGGTTACCCCTATTCGTCGAGAGATCCACCACCACTTACCTTGgacggcagtggcagcacagATGATGGTCCCCAACAACGATCCAGTCGCAGAGCAAGTTACATTCACGCCGAGCATCCTCGGGCCAGAAAAAGGAGAAAGGCCTCTGCTCATCCAGATATTGTTGCTCGGGCTACAGTTGATACCACAATCGCAATCATTCCCGCCAGTGCTTTCCACCGGATTACGAGGATTTACCCCAAAGCCACAGCGCACATTGTGCAAGTCATCTTGACCAGATTGCAACGTGTCACACTAGCCACAGCAAGCTCGTATCTGGGGCTGACCAGTGAAGTGCTTCGAACCGAACGCCTGATGGATCGCTACACGAACTACGACTTGCCCGATTTCCTAAGAGGCGAAGCGTTGTCAAGACTGAAAGACAAGTTTCGGAGAGACCTGGAGCGGGTAGAGCCAGAGGATCTCACGAAAGGAATTGCCTTGCACAACCCGCGAATCACGCAGCGGAGGCGCGCGAGCAGCTCCTTGCATAGAGACGTAGCGATGCGAGCACGCATGAGTGCTCAGAACGGTACTCTGAACTCGGCAGAAGTTGGCGGCGAGCGTGGTGGCATGAGTGCCGGCGATCTACTCACCAACATTCACACACAGCGATCGCCTGGTCGTGCTAGAGGCGAACGGGGCAGCTTCTCTCAACCTTATTCGACCCCACGAACTAATGGAGATGTGGAAACATCAGTCAAGAGTCAGGCGCGGGAGCACTTCTCTCCACGTCTGAACCCGCGCGCTACGCTACATCGACAAGAGTCAATAGACGAGGATGCGATATTCCGTGAGTCAATCATGGACTGTATGGCGAAGGCCATTGGTCTTACCAACTCGAAAGACGGCATCAAGAGATCAGAGTCTGTGGCTCAATCGCCAAGGATGATGTCTTTCGACAGGAGAAGCCAGAGTGCGGTTTTCAACAACAATGCTTTCGGATTCATGGACCCTTATGACGGCTCGCAAGACGATGGTGAGTCAGTTGCTTCCGCATCTGCTTTCAGCATCGGCGGATCTGCAAACATCATGGAAGATCTGAGGAATGAGGTTGAAATTGTTTACTTTCCTCAAGGCTCAgtgttggtggaggagggcgaaCGCAACCCTGGAATATACTATGTCATTGACGGCTTCTTGGATGTCAGTGCTTCTGTGGAAGAAGAGGGACATTCGAATGTCCTTGGTACTCTCGCTCAGCCAGGTGGCCCTGAATTGCCGAAGCTACAAGGAACAAAATCATCACAATCCAACAAGAGATCGTCTTCGGTCGGTGTTTCTGAGCATCACAGACGCCGAAAGTCCGGCAGAGTGCACAAGAGCCTCCATCTGATCAAGCCCGGTGGTCTCGCTGGCTACTTAGGCACAGTGTCGTCTTATCGATCGTTGATCAATGTCACTGCTAAAACGGATGTCTATGTCGGATTCCTGCCACGGATGGCCATTGAGAGGATCGTAGAGCGGCATCCGATCGTCCTGTTGACAATGGCAAAACGAATGACCAGCCTGCTACCACGTCTTATTCAGCACATCGACTTTGCACTAGAGTGGGTGCAGGTGAACGCTGGACAGTCGATCTACAATCAAGGCGAGGAAAGTGACGCAATTTACATTGTGCTGAATGGCCGCCTTCGCGCGATCCAGGAAATCGACGATAACAAGATGAAGGTCATCGGTGAATACGGCCAAGGTGATAGTGTCGGAGAGCTGGAAGTGTTGACCGAGTCGACCAGACCAGGTACACTGCACGCGATCCGAGATACTGAGCTTGCGAAATTCCCCAAGACACTCTTCAACAGTCTGGCCCAAGAGCATCCCGGCATCACAATCAAAGTGTCAAAGATCATAGCGTCCCGCATGCGGGCGCTGATTGAAAACCCGATGAACGAGCATGAGAGCTACAACAAACTTGCTGTCGAGAGACCAAATCTGACAACCACGTCCAATCTTCGCACTGTAGCCGTGATACCATGCACGGCCGGCGTACCTGTGGTGGAGTTcagcaacaagctgcagGCTGCCTTGAATCAAATCGGTACGCCCAATGGCGTTTCTGTATTGAATCAAGGCTCCATCTTAAATCACCTCGGGCGGCATGCGTTTAGCAAGATGGGCAAGTTGAAGCTGACGCAGTATCTAGCCGATCTGGAAGAGAAATATGGCATAGTTATCTATGTCGCGGATACCAGCGTCAAGTCGCCATGGACACAAACTTGCATCAGCCAAGCTGATTGCATCTATCTTGTTGGTCTTGCCGAAGGGTCGCCGGCCATTGGGGAATATGAGCGATTCTTGCTCACGACCAAGACCACGGCACGCAAAGAGCTTATCCTGCTCCACAGCGAGCGCTACTGCCCGTCCGGCACGACCAGAGCTTGGCTCCGAAACAGATCATGGATCAACGGCTCTCACCATCATGTGCAGATGGCTTACCGAGCTGCACCCGAACCAGTCCATCCTCACACTGCTGGCAAGCGTTTGGGGAACGCCATCAAGCAACGCGTACAAGTGATCCAAGCTGAGATTCACAAGTATACGTCGCGGAAAGTGAGACAGACCCCTCTGTTCTCCGCTGAGACGCCTTTCAAGGGCGATTTCCACCGCCTAGCGCGTCGGCTATGTGGCAAGTCAGTTGGGCTCGTCCTTGGTGGAGGCGGCGCTCGTGGTCTTGCCCACGTTGGCGTGATCCGTGCCCTGGAGGAGGCTGGTCTACCAATCGACATCATCGGCGGCACCTCTATCGGAGCTTTCGTGGGAGCCGTTTACGCCCAGGATGCAGATGTCGTTCCCATGTATGGTCGGGTCAAGAAATTCGCAGGGAGGATGGGAAGTATGTGGCGATTCGCTTTGGACGTCACGTACCCCTCAGCCTCGTATACAACGGGACATGAATTCAACCGCGGCATCTTCAAGACTTTTGGCGACAGCCAAATCGAGGACTTCTGGTTGGAGTACTATTGTAATAGCACAAACATTTCGAAGAGCAGACCGGAGATTCACACCAGTGGGTACGTCTGGCGGTACGTGCGCGCCAGCATGTCGCTAGCAGGATTGCTGCCCCCGCTCTGTGATGAAGGTGCAATGCTGCTCGACGGAGGCTACACGGACAATCTCACCGTTTCGCATATGAAGGCTCTGGGCGCAGATCAGATCTTTGCGGTCGATGTTGGCTCACTCGACGATGATACACCTCAAGCATACGGCGATTCTTTGTCTGGATTCTGGGCTTCGCTCAATCGATGGAACCCTTTCAGCTCATATCCTAATCCGCCAACGCTCAGTGAGATCCAAGCACGCTTGGCGTATGTATCCAGCGTTGATAATCTCGAACGTGCAAAGAACATACCTGGCTGCAGGTACATGCGGCCCCCAATCGAGACGTACGGTACACTGGATTTCGGAAAGTTCGATGAGATTTACCAAGTCGGCTATCAATTTGGGAAAAAGTTCTTAGCCGACCTCAGAGAAGAGGGTGTGCTGCCTGGCTTGGAAGCTgtgagcgaagaagagcggaacttgaggaggacgatggcgccgagaagagcaagtATTTGA
- a CDS encoding uncharacterized protein (BUSCO:EOG09264331), whose product MSSGRPGEKVVHQDYIARIRYSNALPPPPNPPKLLDIPGTGLSSGQYTSAGYSSRLARDQPLNIEADAELGMPIDLIGIPGIFEGKEEAISSRPNAREQIHPADRALLKPLNQLGKANASQGAVSFLRRTEYSSSQQAQHFTSSTSKDLVKLRNDNKRRKPSANKDDPINIMRHIVKGFDIAYPKDAYKGEDSTENLRGAQVADAELKAWSNPKHPSNADLKLLDSYPILPDPDAIPSVGFYMIMKYNANPSEIRDKYDERLDTALMRPVADESAEEQYQEKLREWHESNSSKPEPIREYDYDYYLPTNVDAIRGIKRRLDVNDPEKDEDTLYTNDNGEGVKCFKYKRIRTYETKEQAGDRHNTYNNSVALALHDGDGDAHNVRLQKGAYFYPIVQRTLLRPKRNTQALQYTAESKIDELNVVIGDARAEE is encoded by the exons ATGTCTTCTGGAAGACCCGGCGAGAAGGTCGTGCACCAGGACTACATCGCGCGAATCCGCTACAGCAATGCGCtgcctccgcctccaaaCCCACCGAAGCTTCTCGATATACCCGGAACAGGACTGTCGAGTGGACAATACACGAGCGCTGGCTACTCGTCGCGGCTCGCGCGAGACCAGCCGCTGAATATCGAGGCAGATGCAGAGCTGGGCATGCCGATAGATCTGATTGGTATACCCGGTATTTTCgaaggaaaggaagaag CCATCTCATCGCGGCCCAATGCTCGAGAACAAATACATCCTGCAGACCGAGCGCTACTCAAACCACTAAACCAGCTCGGCAAAGCAAATGCATCACAGGGAGCCGTCTCCTTCTTGCGGAGAACAGAATATAGCTCGTCGCAACAAGCACAACATTTCACATCTTCCACATCGAAAGATCTGGTTAAGCTGCGGAACGACAACAAGAGGCGGAAACCGTCCGCAAACAAAGATGATCCGATCAACATCATGCGACACATTGTGAAGGGCTTCGACATTGCATACCCCAAAGATGCGTACAAGGGAGAAGACAGCACCGAGAATCTGCGTGGTGCACAGGTAGCCGATGCCGAGCTCAAGGCATGGTCAAATCCCAAGCACCCCAGCAATGCCGACCTTAAGCTTCTCGATTCGTATCCGATCCTGCCAGATCCAGACGCAATTCCTTCAGTAGGATTCTACATGATCATGAAATACAACGCAAACCCCTCAGAAATCCGCGACAAATACGACGAACGTCTCGATACTGCGCTCATGCGACCCGTCGCCGATGAGAGCGCAGAAGAGCAGTATCAGGAGAAGCTACGAGAATGGCACGAGTCAAATTCTTCGAAACCTGAGCCAATTCGCGAGTACGACTACGACTACTATCTCCCTACAAACGTAGACGCTATTCGTGGCATCAAGAGAAGGCTGGATGTCAACGATCCTGAAAAGGATGAGGATACCCTTTACACTAACGACAATGGTGAGGGCGTGAAGTGCTTCAAGTACAAGAGGATACGAACGTACGAGACGAAGGAACAGGCTGGTGACAGACACAACACATACAACAACTCTGTGGCTCTTGCACTACACGACGGTGATGGAGATGCTCACAATGTCCGATTACAAAAGGGCGCTTACTTCTATCCGATCGTGCAGAGGACGTTACTGCGACCAAAGCGGAATACGCAAGCGTTGCAGTACA